One window of Phalacrocorax carbo chromosome 1, bPhaCar2.1, whole genome shotgun sequence genomic DNA carries:
- the LOC135312600 gene encoding uncharacterized protein C12orf50 homolog, translated as MSTAGSDSYFQLCFPYTQQKNSNISCFWETQPLGCVRITCAFHHRKPRNINGLFLPPTDNAPLQQGVQEGILHPAHRQDALRSQENILRPIHPPLIINLNDKQDEEDDEEGEKDVAEWVPKTAADSEEERAIKEICYKSGEYYRIRYPHEHQSTKSMYSPRENELLPLEASERGLQKGDGTTSPTKFHNTRRGGESLGRRAPTEGVPRTYRRSFENGGIHTPDPKRKPRYQQRGQSEDDKAASSVPCARETGRKTYFNPSQPRRSAYVVYRTVTVTQEAKFNGCTAVPEPDGGKCSKQKNQPDTNRRCWTQTDNCDKYTSGPHNAPPWRKRNPQAKTFSTFKTTIQSQEDRQANRKGERYVDRRKR; from the exons ATGAGCACAGCTGGGAGCGACAGCTACTTCCAGTTGTGTTTCCCCTACACACAG CAAAAGAACAGCAACATCTCCTGCTTCTGGGAAACACAACCCTTGGGCTGCGTGAGGATCACCTGTGCCTTCCATCACAGGAAACCTCGTAATATCAATGGACTGTTTTTGCCACCTACTGACA ATGCCCCGTTGCAACAGGGTGTCCAAGAAGGCATTCTGCATCCAGCCCATCGTCAAGATGCACTCAGAAGTCAGGAGAATATTTTAAGACCAATTCACCCTCCACTGATTATAAACCTCAACGACAAACAGGATGAAGAGGACGatgaagagggagagaaag ATGTTGCTGAATGGGTGCCGAAGACTGCTGCAGATAGTGAAGAGGAAAGAGCAATAAAGGAAATATGCTATAAGTCTG GAGAGTATTACAGGATTCGGTACCCTCACGAACACCAATCAACAAAATCCATGTATTCACCTCGGGAAAATGAGCTACTACCCTTGGAAGCTTCCGAGCGAGGCTTGCAGAAAG GTGATGGTACTACAAGTCCTACAAAATTTCATAATaccagaagaggaggagagagttTGGGAAGGAGAGCACCAACAGAGGGTGTTCCCAGAACATATCGTAGATCCTTTGAAAATGGAG GAATTCACACTCCAGACCCCAAGCGCAAACCAAGGTACCAACAAAGGGGCCAAAGTGAGGATGACAAGGCTGCTTCTTCTGTTCCTTGTGCGAGAGAAACTGGAAGAAAGACTTATTTCAATCCTTCACAACCTCGAAGATCAGCATATGTAGTCTACCGTACTGTCACCGTCACCCAAGAAGCAAAGTTCAATGGATGTACAG CAGTACCTGAGCCAGATGGTGGGAAATGCTCCAAACAAAAGAATCAGCCTGACACAAACAGAAGATGTTGGACCCAAACGGACAACTGCG ACAAATACACTTCAGGACCTCATAATGCACCAccttggaggaaaagaaatccacAAGCAAAAACGTTCTCCACGTTCAAAACAACCATTCAG AGCCAAGAAGACAGGCAAGCGAATAGAAAAGGAGAACGATACGTAGACAGGAGAAAGAGATGA